A segment of the Brevundimonas sp. M20 genome:
TGACCGCCAGTCTCTGGAAGGTCGCGGGGTCCAGCGCGGGGACCATCTGGCCCAGCACTTCGCGGTTGGCGATGAAGGCCGAGTAGTCGATCTGCTCCAGCAGGCCGCGCAGGCGGCGCTGTTCCTGCGGATCGATGTCCTGCGGCTCGAAATGGTCTCTTTGCCGACGATAGCTGCCGGTCTGCATGGTCGACATCGCGCTTCTCCCAACACGATCGGGTCTGAAGCCTGCGCTGCGTCGATTAACGGGGCGTTGCACTGATGGCGGGAGACGCTTGCCATCGCCGCTTCGGGGGGATACTTAAGTACATGCTTCAGTATCAGGAACCGCTTGATCTCGCCTTCCAGGCTCTGTCGGATCCGACCCGCAGGCGGATGGTCGAGCGGCTGTCGGCGGGGCCGGTGTCGGTCAGCGCCTTGGCCGATCCCCTTCCGATGTCGTTGTCGGCCGTGATGCAGCATCTGAAAATCCTTGAGGCGGCGGGGCTCGTTCGCTCCGAAAAGGTCGGACGTGTCCGCACCTGCCGGGTCGAGCCCGATGCGCTGACCGCCGCCGAACGCTGGCTGAACGCCCGGCGCCAGTCCGTCGAGCGCAGCCTCGACGGGCTGGGCGTCTTTCTGGACGAGACCAAACCCGAGGAGGACTTGTGATGACCGCTGAAACCCCGAGTGTCGCCCATGGAACTTTCGTCCTGAAGCGCCGCTATGACGCCGCCGCTGAGCGGGTGTTCCGTGCCTGGGCCGATCCGATCTCCTTCCGCCGCTGGTTTGTCGAGGCGCCGGGCGCGACGGTTCATGAGTGGCGGCATGACTTCCGCGTGGGCGGGAAGGGTGGCGGTCGCTATCGTTTCGGAGGACCCCAGAATGTTGATGGCTTCAACGACACCCTCTTTCTGGACATCGTGGAGAACCGTCGGATCATCCTCAGCTACGTCATGGGCACGGAGGTCGGCGGTGAACGGACGAGGTCTTCGGCCTCGCAGGCGACCATCGAACTGGTTGCGGACGGCGCGGGCGTGCTGCTGACCTACACCGAGCAAGGCGCCTATTTCGGAGAGGACGGAGCCGCCCACATCCCGCTTCGCGAGGAGGGGTGTGCGCAGATGCTGGAAAACCTCGCCCGATTTCTGGAGGGCGTCGCCTGATGTCCCTGATCCTGTGGTCTCACCCTTATTCCGGCTACGGCCAGAAGACGGCCGTCGCCCTGTATGAGCTGGGCCTTCCGTTCGAACTGAAGCTGGTCGACGGCTCGCCGGAGGTCATGGACGGTTTCCTCGCCGTCTCCCCTTTCGCCAAGATGCCGACCCTGATCGACACGGCGGCGGGCCGGACGGTGATCGAGTCCAGCATCGTGATCGAGTATCTCGACCGGCTGGCGGGCGCAGGGCGGTTGATCCCGGATGACCCCGAAGCGGCGCTCGAGGCGCGCTTCATCGACCGGGTCCTGGACACCTACGTCGGCGGCAACATGAACCGGATCGTGTTCAATCGTCTGGGCCGGGCGGGCGCGCCGAACGAGACGGCGATGGCGCAGGACGCGAAGGAGCTTGAGACCGCCTGGGACATGCTGGAGACCAGGCTGGCCGATGGCCGCACCTGGGGCGCGGGCGAGAGCTTCACCCTGGCCGACTGCGCGGCGGCGCCCCTGATGACCTATGCGCGACGGCTGGTTCCGTTCGGCGACAGGCCACGGATCAGAGCCTGGCACGCGCGGTTGATGGCGCGGCCGTCCTTCTTGCGGGCGCTGGAGGACGCCGCTCCGTTCGGTGACCTGATGCCGGCGCCTCCGCCGGAAGATTAAGGCCGGGGCTGAAGGACCATCAGAGTCGACTGGCCGTGAGCCAGAAGACGACCTTCGCTGTCCTTGATCGTCGCCTCGGCGGTAATGATCTGACGTCCGACGTTGATGACCCGGCCCTCGCAGACGACCTTGCCGGTCTGGACCGTGATCGGTCGGGTGAAGTTGGTCTGGGTCGAGATCGAGGTATAGCCCACGCCCGCAGGCAGGGTGGAGTGGGCCGCGCAGCCGGTGGCGCTGTCGATCAGCGTCAGGGCCCAGCCGCCGTGCACCATGCCCTGCGGGTTCAGGATGTGCGGCCCGGTGTGTCCTTCAAAGATCGCGATACCTTCGCTGACCTCAGTCAGCGCGAAGGACATGGTTTCCCCGATGGTCGCGGGCGGTATGCGACCGTCGAGAACGGCTTGCAACAGTTCGATGCCGGGCATGCGGCCCATGGCCTCGGCGGTTGATTTGGGGAGGTCGGTCATGGCCTGACTGTGGGGAGTGTCGCCGGGCCCCGCAAGCACGCGGCGGATCGCCGCGCGGGGGTTACCGCAACGGCGCCCGGCACGTAGCTGTTGATGGAAACGCGAGGAGACCTGCATGCCGCTTCTGATGTGCCCCAATGACAACGCCGCGATGCAGACGCTGGAGCGCGGCGGCGTCCAATTCGACATGTGCCCGACCTGCCGGGGCGTCTGGCTGGACCGCGGCGAGCTTGAAAAACTGATGGAGTCCGCCACCGCCGAAGGCCGCGCCTCCGCCCCGCAGGTCGCGCCTGCTCCGGCGCCTCAGCCCCAGTACCCGCCGCAACAGGCCCAGCAGCCATGGGGCGGTCAGCCCGGCTATCGCGACGACCGCTACCGTCGGGACGACGAGTACCGGTACAAAAAGAAGAAGCGTGACAGTATCTTCGACATCTTCGACTGAGGCCGCTTCGGCTTGAAGTGATGCTCAGGCGGCCAGCCCGGCCGCCTTCATCAGTGTCTTCAGCGGCGCCAGCGTTTCGGGCGCGGCCGCGAGCGCGGCGCGGGCCTCCGGCGCGCGGAACAGCTTGATCGCCTCGGCCTTGGCCCGATCCGCCGCCGGACCGAGCGGAGCGGTTTCGCCCGCCGCCATTCGCAGCAGGACCGACAGCTTCTGCGGTGGCGGGGCCGGCGAGCGGGCCAGCTGGCTGACGATACGGGCTTCGGCTTCGATCACGCCGCCGACCAAGCCGATGGCGACGGTGACGTCCCCCTCGTCTTTGTCCGACAGACCACAAAGTCGCGCGGCCCGTTGCAGGTTCGCCAGTACGCCCAGCTTCTGGGCCACGGTCTGGCCGTTGGACTGGCGCATCTCGGTTTCAAAGCGCAGGGAACCGACGGAGGCGGACAGCCACCGCGCGGCGGCGCGCTTGTTGGCGACCCCGGTCACGTTCTCGCACAGCCGGGTCAGGGCCTCGGCCTCGCAAAGGGCTGTGCTGCAGGTCCTCATGAAGGCGCCGACGAAATCGGCGGTGACCAGCGCCTTGGAGCGCTCATTGAAGGCGTTCTGCACCTCTTCCAGGGTCAGCAGCCGGCCCGCCGTCGCCGTCAGGCCTGTGGCGAGGGTGCGCAGAATGTCGATCTCGCCCGCCGCATCGCTGGGGCGCAGGCGACGGGGGCTCATCAGTTCGCGCAGGACCATCCGCGCCAGGGCGGCGGACAACAGGGGCAGTTCCGCGCTCTGGATACGCTCGCCCAGCCGCGCAGCCGGACCTTCGACTGCAGGAATCTGCAACGCCATGCGGGGGTCCTGGCGGATCAGCAGTTCGACCTCGCGCGGCGCCACCATCCGGACGACCGCCGCCATGGCGGCTCCCTGATCCAGCGACGGACCCAGAATGTCGGTCAGGCCGCCCCGCGACCCCAGCATTTCGCAGAGAATCTGTTCGATCGGCACCAGCACCATCGCCCGGGGCTGGCCGTCGCTCGGCGCCTGATCGGCGAGGTCCATGAGCCTGGCCAATCGCGCGCGGCCGTCCTTCAGCCCGGTCAGGGCTGCGGCGATCACCCCGCCCATGATGAAGGCGCGGTCGTTCTGGCCTTCCAGCCGGTGGGCGAGGTCCGCCAGCGAGTGATGCTCGAGGCTGGGGAAGCGGGTCTTGCGCCCCGCCGTCACCAGGCGCTCGATGGCGACGTCCGACAGCCGTTGATAGTGCCGGACCAGATCGTGAACCGGCTTCCCGTCCGCCTGCGCCTCGGGGACGGCGACCTTCTGGATCGCGTGTTGCAATTCGACGCCGGACGCATCCAGCCGCTCCGCCATGTCCGGGCGGTGCAGCAGTTCGAAGGCGGTCACGCCTTGCCTTTGCAGCCAGTCCTCCAGCACGCGCCCGATCTGTTCACGGGCCATGGGCGCATAGAGGTCATAGGGCGTGGCGCAGCGCGGACCGGCGTCATCTTCTGTTGTGGTGCGCCGGGTCTGCACCTCGGGAACACCCTTGGTCATCAGGGTGACGCTGTTGAACTCCATGGTGTCGGGGTCCAGCGTTTCCTTGGTCACCCGGACGGCGGCCGCGTAGCCGTCACGCAGCAGGTCCTCCGCTGTATCGATGGCGTGGGCGCGGTGCTCGGTCGCAATCTCGAGCGCCCACGATGATGGCGCGGTCCTCCGGATATAGACTTCGTAGTGGATCGGGCCGGCCATCGAGCGCTCGCGTAATTCGCCCGTATCTTACCCCCGGAGACTTTAAGGGCGGGTTTCATTGCGGATTTGTACGGACCGGCCCATCTTTTGCGCCGTAATCTAACCGCGATGACATAGAACGGTTACGCTTGCCGTGCGTTGAAGGCGCGGAAGACCGGACTGCAAGGAGAGCCGACTTGGCCAATATTACCCTGGTGGACGACGACGAGAACATCGTGGCGTCGGTTTCGCTGGCGCTCGAGAGCCACGGCCACAAGATCACCGCCTATCACGACGGCGCCTCTGGCCTGGAAGCGCTCGAGACGTCGCCGCCCGACCTCGCGATCCTCGATGTGAAGATGCCGCGCATGG
Coding sequences within it:
- a CDS encoding helix-turn-helix transcriptional regulator, translated to MLQYQEPLDLAFQALSDPTRRRMVERLSAGPVSVSALADPLPMSLSAVMQHLKILEAAGLVRSEKVGRVRTCRVEPDALTAAERWLNARRQSVERSLDGLGVFLDETKPEEDL
- a CDS encoding SRPBCC domain-containing protein, with amino-acid sequence MTAETPSVAHGTFVLKRRYDAAAERVFRAWADPISFRRWFVEAPGATVHEWRHDFRVGGKGGGRYRFGGPQNVDGFNDTLFLDIVENRRIILSYVMGTEVGGERTRSSASQATIELVADGAGVLLTYTEQGAYFGEDGAAHIPLREEGCAQMLENLARFLEGVA
- a CDS encoding glutathione S-transferase family protein; the protein is MSLILWSHPYSGYGQKTAVALYELGLPFELKLVDGSPEVMDGFLAVSPFAKMPTLIDTAAGRTVIESSIVIEYLDRLAGAGRLIPDDPEAALEARFIDRVLDTYVGGNMNRIVFNRLGRAGAPNETAMAQDAKELETAWDMLETRLADGRTWGAGESFTLADCAAAPLMTYARRLVPFGDRPRIRAWHARLMARPSFLRALEDAAPFGDLMPAPPPED
- a CDS encoding PaaI family thioesterase, whose translation is MTDLPKSTAEAMGRMPGIELLQAVLDGRIPPATIGETMSFALTEVSEGIAIFEGHTGPHILNPQGMVHGGWALTLIDSATGCAAHSTLPAGVGYTSISTQTNFTRPITVQTGKVVCEGRVINVGRQIITAEATIKDSEGRLLAHGQSTLMVLQPRP
- a CDS encoding zf-TFIIB domain-containing protein: MPLLMCPNDNAAMQTLERGGVQFDMCPTCRGVWLDRGELEKLMESATAEGRASAPQVAPAPAPQPQYPPQQAQQPWGGQPGYRDDRYRRDDEYRYKKKKRDSIFDIFD
- a CDS encoding methylamine utilization protein MauJ — protein: MAGPIHYEVYIRRTAPSSWALEIATEHRAHAIDTAEDLLRDGYAAAVRVTKETLDPDTMEFNSVTLMTKGVPEVQTRRTTTEDDAGPRCATPYDLYAPMAREQIGRVLEDWLQRQGVTAFELLHRPDMAERLDASGVELQHAIQKVAVPEAQADGKPVHDLVRHYQRLSDVAIERLVTAGRKTRFPSLEHHSLADLAHRLEGQNDRAFIMGGVIAAALTGLKDGRARLARLMDLADQAPSDGQPRAMVLVPIEQILCEMLGSRGGLTDILGPSLDQGAAMAAVVRMVAPREVELLIRQDPRMALQIPAVEGPAARLGERIQSAELPLLSAALARMVLRELMSPRRLRPSDAAGEIDILRTLATGLTATAGRLLTLEEVQNAFNERSKALVTADFVGAFMRTCSTALCEAEALTRLCENVTGVANKRAAARWLSASVGSLRFETEMRQSNGQTVAQKLGVLANLQRAARLCGLSDKDEGDVTVAIGLVGGVIEAEARIVSQLARSPAPPPQKLSVLLRMAAGETAPLGPAADRAKAEAIKLFRAPEARAALAAAPETLAPLKTLMKAAGLAA